ACGCGGCTGGCGCGCAACATCGGCCTGACGGAGAAGGAGTTCCTCACGCACATCTTCCAGCAGATGGACCTGACGGGAACGGCGCTCGAGCCGGTCTATCCGCCGTCGGGAGGGAAGACGCGATGAGCACCGACAAACCGGGCGAGCACGTCGGATCGGTGCTCCAGCGCAAGCTGTCGCTGGTGGACATGTTGGATCCGGGCACCTTCGGGGACGTGGTGGACAGCCTCGGGGAGCTGTACCGGGTGGGCATCCGGGTGCTGGATGCGCAGGGCCGCACGCTGGCGGACGCGAAGGGGAGCAACGGGGATTTCTGCGGCTTCGTCACCGCGAGTGGCGAGGGCCGCTCACGGTGTAACGCCCAGGTGTCGCGCATGACGGAGGGGCCGCTGACGCCGGTGCAGGGGGCGCAGGTGCTGCCGGGGCCGGCCCTCCTGGGGGGAGAGGTGCTCTCCCAGCCGTGCTTCACGGGGCTGCGCTACGTGATGATGCCGGTGGTGTGGGAGGGGGACGTGCTGGGGCGCGTGCTCTTCGGACCCTTCGCACCCGAGGAGCTGAAGGAGCTGCCCGCCTCGCTGGCGGAGGTGGTGGGGGTGGACCTGGCGCGAGCGAGCGAGCTGGTGACGCACGTGCGGCGCATGTCCGAGCACAAGGTGTCGAGGATGGTGGTGAACTTCGCCCAGGTGATGGCGGCGCTGCTGGCGGCCGGGCAGAAGGCCTACCTGACGGGGCAGCTGCACCTGGAGGCGATGCTGGAGACGCAGCGGGAGCTGGAGACGCAGAACGCGCAGTTGCTGCGGCTCAACCAGCGGCTGAAGGAGGCGGACCGCATCAAGTCGAGCTTCCTGGGGACGGTGAGCCACGAGCTGCGCACGCCGCTGGCGTCGATCATCGGCTACTCGGAGATGCTGTCCGAGGGTCTGGTGGGGGGGCTGAACGCGGAGCAGACGCAGTTCGTGCGGACCATCATCGACAAGGGGAACACGCTGCTGAAGCTCATCTCGTCCATCCTGGACATGAGCCAGATCGAAGCGGGCAAGGTGCGGCTGGCCTTCGAGTGGGTGGACGTGCAGGAGCTGGTGGAGAGCGCGCTGACGAGCGTGGCGCCGCAGGCGCAGCGCAAGGGGCTGGTGCTGAAGGCGGAGATGCCGCCGGTGGTGCAGGCGCGGGTGGTGGCGGACCGGGAGAAGCTGAGACAGGTGGTGGTGAACCTGCTGGCCAACGCGGTGAAGTTCACGCCGACGGGGGGGCGGGTGGACGTGAGGCTGTCGGAGCTGGGGCCGCAGGCGGAGCTGGGGGCGTCGGGCTACCACATCGAGGTGGAGGACACGGGGGTGGGAATCCCGGCGGACCAACGGGATCGAATCTTCCAGAGCTTCTACCAGGTGGATGACAGCCCGACGCGGGAGTACGGGGGAGCGGGGTTGGGGCTGGCGATCGTGAAGAGCTACGTGGAGGGGCACGGGGGGCAGGTGTCGGTGACGAGCGAGGTAGGCCGGGGCTCATGCTTCCGGGTGGTGATGCCGCAGGAGCCGCCGTTGTCGGGACAGGGGCCGGCATACATCCCACCGCCGGTGGACACGGAACCCGAGCGTTTCTGACCCACCCAAACACCCCTCTCCCTTCGGGAGAGGGACGGGGTGAGGGTATCGAGAACCCCGAGTTGGATCCGCGTATGCCCCCTCTCCCTCTGGGAGAGGGCTGGGGTGAGGGTCTACCCTGGGGAGCGTGAGCGAGAAGCCGAAGTCGAAGGCAGCGGGCGAATTCACCCTCATCGATCTCTTCCTGTCGCGGTTCCCGAGGGCGCGAGTACCGGTGGGACCGGGAGACGACTGCGCGGTCCTGACACCTTCGAAGGGAGCGCAGTGCATCACCACGGACGCGGTGGTGGAGGACGTGCACTTCAAGAGGGACTGGTTCACGTCGGAGGACATCGGCCACAAGGCGTTGGCGGTGAACCTGTCGGACCTGGCGTCGATGGGAGCAATACCGCGCTGGTTCGTCTGCGCGCTGGCGCTGCCCCGAGACTTCCCGAGGCGCGAGCTCCTGGGCCTGGCGAGGGGAATGAGCGCGCTGGCGCGAGAGCACGGAATCGCGCTGATCGGAGGCAACTTCACCTCGGCGCGCGAGCTCTCCATCACGGTCACGGCGGCGGGAGAGCTCCCGCCAGGAACGGCGCCGATCACACGGGCCGGAGGGCGTCCGGGAGACGCGCTCTACGTCTCGGGCACGCTGGGTGAAGCGAGGCTGGGCCTGCAGCAACTCCTCTCGGGCCAGCGACGTTCCGCGGCGATCCTGCGCCAGAAGCGCCCAAAGCCGAGGGTGGAGCTGGGCCGGCTCGCGGCACGGTTCGCCACGGCGGGGCTGGATCTCTCCGATGGACTGGCGCAGGACCTCGGGCACCTGTGCATGGCCTCGGGCGTGGGAGCGCAGCTGGAGCTCGAACGCCTGCCCGTCTCCCGTGCGGTGCGTGCTTCCCTTGGGGTGGAGGGCGCGCTGGCGGGAGGCGAGGACTACGAGCTGCTACTCGCGGTGCCAGCGGAGCGCACCGCCGCCTTCGAGCGTGCGTGCCTGAGAGCGGAGGAGCCCGTCACGTGCATTGGCCGGCTCACCCCGGGTCAACCGGGACACATACATGACGCGATGGGCCGGACCTTGCGCTTGCCCGCTGGCTACGACCACTTCCGAGGAGGTGGGCGGATTGACCGTTCCAGACGGTAGGGCTAAACCCACACCCTGCTTCGCCGTCTCCCGAAAAGCGAAACCGTGCGCCGCCCTCTCCGCGACGATTCCTCCCCCGGCCTCTCTCCCCGCCGCGTTCCGGTGCAGCGTCTGCTGCGTTCCGTGGAACAGAGCGACATGGGGGGCCACGAAGTCTCCCTGCAGCTGAAGATCCTCACCGGCTACGTGATGCTGGGGTGCGTGCTGACCGCGGCCCTGCTCATCTCGGAGACGTTGCTGGGCTTCTGGTGGCGCATCGGGATGGCGCTGAGCCTGACGCTGGGGCTCTCGCTGATGCTGCCGCGCTACCTGGCGCGAGTGACGCGCGTGCGGGTGCTGTCGCGCTCGGCGTTCGAGATTTCGCAGGGGGACCTGTCCAAGCCGCTGGTGGTCGAGCCTCCGCGCGCGCTGCGGCGTGACGAGATCGACGAGCTGGCGCTGGCGATCAGCAAGATGCAGGAGAACCTGCGCGAACTGGTGGGGAAGATCCAGGACACCGCCAAGAGCGTGGCGGACACGGCGAAGGATCTGCAGGGCTCGGCGGAGAACGTCAACGCGACCAACGAGGAGGTGGGCTTGTCGATGGACAAGATCGCCCAGGGCGCGGAGACGCAGTCGCAGCTGGTGGGCCGGACGTCGAAGGTGATTACGGAGATGGCGGGCAGCATCCAGCGCACGGCGGCGAGCGCGGAGGACGCGGCGCGCACGGCGGCGGAGACGAGCAGCGCGGCGGAGAACGGCAGCAAGGCGGCGCTGCTGGCGGGCGAGAAGGTGAAGAAGGTCTTCAATCGCATCGAGGCGGCGAGCCAGCAGGTGTTCGCCTTCGGCGAGAAGACGCAGGAGATCTCGAAGATCGTCGATGCCATCACCCAGGTGGCGCAGCAGACGAACCTGCTGGCGCTCAACGCGACCATCGAGGCGGCGCGGGCGGGCGAGTACGGCCGGGGCTTCGCGGTGGTGGCGGACGAGGTGCGCAAGCTGGCCGAGAGCGCGGGCCGCTCGGCGGAACAGATTTCGCGGCTGGCGCGCGACATCTCCGGCCAGTCCACGGCGGTGGTGAGCGCGATGAAGGAGGGCATCGAGGAGCTGGCGGAGGGCCGCGAGGACCTGACCGGCATCGTGCGCTCCATGGGCGCCATCACGGACACCGTGCGCAAGGTGGCCGAGAAGGTGCACCTCATCTCCGACAGCGCCCGCGAGCAGCTCAAGGGCAGCGAGGAGATGGTGAAGGCCACGGAGGAGATTTCGCTGGTGGCCCGGAACAACTCGGCCTCCACGGAGGCCATCCAGGCCGTCATCCAGGAGCAGACGGACGCGATGGTGCGGATGACGTCGCTGGCCAGCGAGCTGACCAACCTCTCCATCGAGCTGCAGAGCGTGGTGCGCAGCTTCCGGCTGAACGCCTGAGCACCCGGCCGGCTCCCGCCCTCCCCCTCCCTCCAGGGTGGGTCGGGACACGGGTTGTTCGGTTGTCTGCTCTCGCGGATTTCCCAGAACCCGAGCCCTGCTGATAGAAAGTCGTCTGCGTGCGGCACGTCATCATCCGGGTGGAGAAGGAGCGCTACGGCCTGCCGCTGGCGGCGGTGAAGGAGGTGGTGGTGCCTCCGGAACGCTTCACCCGGGTTCCTCGGGCGCCGGCGGCGGTGACGGGGGTGATGAACCTGCGGGGACGGGTGGTGACGGTGGTGGAGCTGCGCCAGTTGCTGGGGCTGCCGGATGGGCCCACCCCGCCGGGCCGGGTGGTGCTGCTGGACCGGGGCCGGAGGGATCTGGGCCTGCTGGTGACGGACGTGGATGGGATCGAGGCGGTGGAGCGGGTGAGCACGGCGCCGGGCAAGGCGGTACCCGCGGTACGAGGGGTGGCGAGGTTGAGGGGATTGGCTGTGACGGTGTTGGATCCAGAGGGGCTGGATTCCGCGGTGGTTGGACTCTTCACCGCGGCTCAACAGAAGTGAGTAGCCGCCTGAAATGGGCGGATGGTAGTGTCCGCGGCCCTCTCGGGGCCTTGAGCGGAGGCGGAGCTTCAAATGGCTAAGCGGGTGCTGGTCGTCGACGATGCCATCTTCATGCGCAACATGATCAAGGACATCTTCGCGTCCGGCGGCTTCGAGGTCGTCGGCGAGGCGGCCAACGGACTGGAGGCCGTGGAGAAGTACAAGGAGTTGAAGCCGGATCTGACGACGATGGACATCGTCATGCCGTTCAAGAGCGGCATCGAGGCCACGCGGGAGATCATCAAGTACGACGCCAACGCGGTGGTCATCATGTGCTCGGCGCTGGGACAGGAGAGCCTGGTGATGGAGGCCATCGAGGCGGGAGCCTCGGACTTCATCGTCAAGCCGTTCCGAGCGGAGGACGTGCTGGCGGTCGTCAAGAAGGTACTGGGCGAGGGCTGAGGCCCCGTCCCGTTGCTGGCGTGCGGATGACCGTCGTGCGCCTCCGAGGCCGGACATGACGATGGACATGTCCCGCTACCTCGGCCTGTTCCTCACCGAGGCTAGCGAGCACCTGGAAGGGTTGGGGCGGGACCTCGTGCAATTGGAGCGCGAGGGAGCACCCGCCGTGGTGGACTCCATGTTCCGCCACGCCCACTCGGTCAAGGGGATGGCGTCCTCGATGGGCTTCGAGGCCATCGCCGTGCTGGCCCACCGGGTGGAGGACCTGGTGGACGCCATCCGCCAGGACCCGAGCAGGCTGGAGCGCACCCTGGTGGACCTGCTCCTGTCGGCCACCGACATCATGCTGGCCCAGGTGCGCTCCGTGGCGGACAACAAGCCGCCGGATGACGCCTCGGCGCTGCTGGGCCAGCTGGCCGAGCGGGTGAGCACGCTCACGGGCCGAGCGCCCGGCGCTACGCGGGTGCTGGGCCGGACCTCCGTCACCAGTGCCGCGCCCGCTCCGGTCGCGACCCCCGTGGCCGCCGCGCCCGCTCCGGCCGCCGCGCCCGCCGCTCCGGTCGCGACCCCCGTGGCCGCCGCCGTGCCCGCTCCGGTCGCCGCGCGCGCCCCGAGCGCGCCCGGTGTCACCGCCGAGGCCGCTCCCGTCGCCACGCCCGCTCCCGAGGCTCCGGTGGCCGCGACGGCCCAGCTGGCCGCCTCGGTGTCCATGGCGGTGGTGACCCCCTTCACGATGGAGGGGGAGGCGAAGCCCGAGGCCCCTCCGAAGACGATGAAGCGCTGGGCGGTGCGGTTGCGCATCGCGCCCACCTGCCAGACGCCGGGGGTGCGGGCCTTCCTGGTGCACAAGCGGCTCACGGGCCTGGGCACGCTGCACGACCTGTTTCCCGCGCTGGAGGACCTCAAGGCCGGCCGCATCCCGGATGGGAACATCCAACTCGAGCTGGAGACGGCCGAGGGCGAGGAGGGCATCCGCAAGGCGCTGCGCAACGTGGCGGAGGTGGAGCTCGTCTCGCTGGCGCCCGCGGTCGCCGCGCCACCGCCCGTGCCCGTCTCGCAGGCGGCGCAGTCGCTGGCGGAGTCCGCCCGGGCGGTGGGAGGGGACTCGGCGACGCGCACGGTGCGCGTGCGCACGGAGCTGCTGGACTACTTCCTGGACACGGTGGGCGAGCTGCTGCTGGCCACCGCGCGCCTGCGCGAGCTGGGCAAGGTGCTGCCGGAGAACTCGCGCCCGCCCATTGAAGAGGGCGTCTACCGGCTGCAGACGCTGGTGAAGGACCTGCACGACAAGGTGATGAGCGCGCGCATGACGCCGCTGTCGCTCATCACGGACCGGCTGCCCCGCGCGGCGCGCGACATCGCGCGGCGCAAGGAGCGCGAGGTCGACCTGGTCATCACCGGCGCGGAGATCGAGCTGGACCGGGCCATCCTCGACGAGCTGGCGGACCCGCTGCTGCACCTGCTGCGCAACTGCATCGACCACGGCCTGGAGTCGTCGGAGGAGCGGGTGGCGGCGGGCAAGGGCGCGCGCGGGCGCGTGCTGGTGTCCGTGCGGCGCGCGCGCGACCGGGTGGTGGTGGAGATGGAGGACGACGGCCGCGGCATGAACGCGGCCAAGCTGAAGGCGGCGGCGGTGGCTCGCGGCGCCATCAGCGCGGAGGCGGCGGCGCGGATGACGGACCGCGAGGCCTTCCTGCTCGCGTGCCTGCCGGGCGTGTCCACCGCGAAGGACGTCTCGGAAATCTCGGGCCGCGGCGTGGGCATGGACGCGGTGAAGCGGGTGGTGGAGAACGTGGGCGGGACGCTGGAGATCGAGAGCGAGCTGGGCCGCGGCACGCGCTTCACGCTGCGGCTGCCGCTGACGGTGGCGGTGGTGCACCTGCTGCTGGTGGCGGTGGGCGACGAGGTGTTCGGCCTGCCCATCGCCAAGGTGGTGGGGGCGACGGAGGCGGACGGCGAGAAGCTCGAGCGCAGCCGGGAGACGCCGATGCTGCCCCACGGCCACGGGCTGCTGCCGGTGTACGGGCTGGATGCGCTGGTGGGCGTCGACGCCCCGCCGCGCAAGGGCGTGCGGCCGTTCGTGGTGATGGAAGGAGACGCGGGACGGGTCGCTCTCGCGGTCGACAGACTGGTGGGGCAGGAGGAGGCGGTGCTCAAGCCGTTGTCCCGGCCCCTGGACTTGCTGCCGGGCCTCTCGGGAGTGACCATCCTGGGAAGTGGCCGCCCGGTGTTCATCCTGGACGTGCCGAGGTTACTGTCCGCGTGAGCCCCCAACCGAGCGACATTCAGCTGGACGCCCTCCGTGAGGTGGCCAACATCGGTTGTGGGCACGCGGTGAACGCGCTCGCGCGGCTGGTGGGCGGCCGCACGGTGAACCTGTCCGTGCCTCGCGCGATGCTGGCGGAGACCTCGGAGGTGGCGGAGCTGCTGGGCGGAGGCAAGGCCTCCGTGGTGGCGGCGAAGCTGGGCATGGAGGGGCAACTCCGGGGCGTGCTGTTGCTGGTGCTGCCCGCGGAGGACAGCGAGTCGCTGGAGTCGCTGCTGCTGCGGCGCCGGGACGCGCCGCTGGAGGAGCGGGAGAGCGCGCTGTCGGAGACGGCCAACATCGTGGCGAGCGCGTGCCTGTCGGCCATCGGCACGCTGACGGGCTGGCGGTTGCTGCCGACGGTGCCGACGCTGGTGCGGGGCACGGCGGACGCGGTGGTGGCGGGCGCCATGCCGGAGCCCGAGGGCAACAGCCGCGTGGTGGTGATGGAGACGCGCTTCTCGGCGGTGGGGGCGCCCGCGGTGTCCGGCCAGGTGCTGCTGCTGCTGGAGCGCGAGAGCTCCGGGGCCCTGCTCGCCCGTCTCGGCGTCTGACCGGGGGGGCCGGGCAACCAGCATTGTCCCGAGGTGCTGCTTGCGGCCCCCGGGCCCTCATCCCAACTTGACCCATCGTGGGGCGCGGCGTCCGCGCGTCCCATGGGGGAGCGAGCATGCGGGGTGTCATCTGGGGCGCGGTGTTGGGGGCGGTGGTGCTCGCGGGTTGCCGGACGGATGGCACGGTGGCCATGCGCGGGACCTCGGGTAGCGAGGGCACCATCGCGAAGAACCCTTCCTCGCTCGAGCGGGGCTTCACGATGAAGGGCACTGTCGCCGCCGAGTACTCGGACGTGCTCGTCATCGAGGACAAGTGGGGCAAGACGCGCTACCTGCGCATCACCCCGCAGACGCGCTACTACCAGGACGGCAAGTTGATTGGCCGCGAGTTCCTCGCACCCGGCTCCACCGTGCGCGCCTCGTTCGCCAGCAACGACATGGAGATGGTCGCTCGCGAAATCACCGTCGTGGAGGACGTGGGCAAGGCCGACCCCCATGACGTGCCGGACAGGGCGAATACCCTTCCCTGACGGATGTGAGGCTTTGACACGGTGCGCTAGCGCGGCGTGTCAAGCTTTGAATGCCTCGAACGTGACTTGACGGGGTGTGTACGCGCTGCGCGCGGGACGTGAAAGCGACACTTCAACCTCCTGGATTCACTGCCGTTCGTTGACACACGAAGTGGCAGGGTTCACTTTCTAGAGCGGGTGTGGAAAAGTCCCGCCCAATGGTTGATTCGTCGCCTCGTCGCCCCCCGGCCAGACGCGCGAACATTCGTCACCCCGCTGCGATTTCCCTGTTGCTTTTTCCCTTGGCGTTCACCGGCTGCGTTCATTCGCAACCGCCCGCTGGGAGCGCAACCTCGGAGGTCGGCACGCCCGCGTCCGCTCCGGCGCCCGCCCCCGTCGTCACGGAGGCTCCGGCGCCCGCGACGGCGGCTCCCGCGCGCCGTTGGTCCGACGAGGTGCTCTACTTCGTCGTGCTGGACCGCTTCGCCAATGGCGACCCGGCCAATGACCTCAAGGTGGACAAGAAGGCCCCCGGCGCGTTCCACGGGGGGGACTTCAAGGGCCTGCGCGAGCAGCTCGACGAGCTGTCCTCGCTGGGCGTGACGGCCATCTGGATCACCCCGGTGGTGAAGAACATCGACGGCTTCGTCACCGGCGCCGGCTTCCCCGACTGGGGCTACCACGGCTACTGGGCGGATGACTTCCATCAGCTCGACCCGCGCTTCGGCGGCGAGCAGGAGCTGAAGGCGCTGGTGGAGGCGTGTCACCAGCGGGGCATCCGCGTGCTGCTGGACGTGGTCTACAACCACCCGGGCTACAACTCGCGCTACGTGACGGCACCCGAGACGCGCGACTGGCTGCGCTCCGAGGAGAAGGGCACCTGCGGGCAGGATGACCTGACCACCTGCGTGTCCGGCCTGCCGGACTTCAAGACGGAGCGGCCCGAGGTGGCGAAGTACCTGCTCGACGCGCAGCTGTCCTGGGGCAAGCGTTCAGGAGTGGACGGTTTCCGGCTGGACACGGTGAAGCACGTCGACCACCCCTTCTGGCAGGAGCATCGCCGCCGCACGCGCGCGGAGCTGGGCCAGGACTTCTTCCTCATTGGCGAGGTGTGGGGCGGGGACCGCGAGTCGCTCGACCCGTGGTTCGTCAACGACGAGATGGACGCCGGCTTCGACTTCGGCTTCCAGGGCAGCGCGCTCGCGTGGGTGCAGGGCCGCGGGCGCACCGTGGCCTTCGATGCCTACCTCCGCTCGCGCGGCAAGGTGCGCAAGGGCTACCTGCTGTCTCACTTCCTGTCCTCGCACGACGTGCCCGGCGCGCTCTTCCAGCTGGGGGGCGACAAGGCGCGCTTCCGGCTCGCGGCGGCGCTGCAGCTCACCACCTCCGGCATGCCCGTCATCTATTACGGCGAGGAGGTGGGCCGCGCCGGAGGGGACTGGCCGGCCAACCGGAGCGACATGCCCTGGGGCGAGCGCGCGGTGCAGCCCGGCGCGGGCCTGCCGCGCGACGAATCTCTCCGCCAGTTCTATCAAAAGCTCATCGCCATTCGCCGTGCACACCCGGCGCTCGCGCGTGGTACGCACAAGGGGCTCTCCACGGAGGGCGACGTCTACACCTTCCTCCGGCACGAGCCGGAGTCGGGTGATGCGGTCGTGGTAGCGGTGAACCGCGGTGACAAGAAGGCGGCCGTGTCGTTTCCCTGGCCCGAGGCCTGGAGCGGTGCGGACGCGGAAGACCTGCTCGATGGAGGACCCCTGAAGGCCGGTCCCACGGTAGAAGTGACCGTCGAGCCCCTGTCCGTCCGCATCCTGGGACGGACTCGTTAGATGAGAACGCAGTCAACTGCAAACAGGCACCCGGATGAGCCGGGGTGTGCCCGCGTGGTGGGGAGAGCCTGAATGGCCGGTGTGGTTTTCAAGAATGTGGCCAAGCGGTATGGCGAAGTCTCGGTCATCGAGGGATTGAACCTCGATATCCGTGACCATGAGTTCATGGTGCTGGTGGGCCCGTCGGGCTGTGGCAAGTCCA
This is a stretch of genomic DNA from Archangium violaceum. It encodes these proteins:
- a CDS encoding ATP-binding protein produces the protein MSTDKPGEHVGSVLQRKLSLVDMLDPGTFGDVVDSLGELYRVGIRVLDAQGRTLADAKGSNGDFCGFVTASGEGRSRCNAQVSRMTEGPLTPVQGAQVLPGPALLGGEVLSQPCFTGLRYVMMPVVWEGDVLGRVLFGPFAPEELKELPASLAEVVGVDLARASELVTHVRRMSEHKVSRMVVNFAQVMAALLAAGQKAYLTGQLHLEAMLETQRELETQNAQLLRLNQRLKEADRIKSSFLGTVSHELRTPLASIIGYSEMLSEGLVGGLNAEQTQFVRTIIDKGNTLLKLISSILDMSQIEAGKVRLAFEWVDVQELVESALTSVAPQAQRKGLVLKAEMPPVVQARVVADREKLRQVVVNLLANAVKFTPTGGRVDVRLSELGPQAELGASGYHIEVEDTGVGIPADQRDRIFQSFYQVDDSPTREYGGAGLGLAIVKSYVEGHGGQVSVTSEVGRGSCFRVVMPQEPPLSGQGPAYIPPPVDTEPERF
- the thiL gene encoding thiamine-phosphate kinase, coding for MSEKPKSKAAGEFTLIDLFLSRFPRARVPVGPGDDCAVLTPSKGAQCITTDAVVEDVHFKRDWFTSEDIGHKALAVNLSDLASMGAIPRWFVCALALPRDFPRRELLGLARGMSALAREHGIALIGGNFTSARELSITVTAAGELPPGTAPITRAGGRPGDALYVSGTLGEARLGLQQLLSGQRRSAAILRQKRPKPRVELGRLAARFATAGLDLSDGLAQDLGHLCMASGVGAQLELERLPVSRAVRASLGVEGALAGGEDYELLLAVPAERTAAFERACLRAEEPVTCIGRLTPGQPGHIHDAMGRTLRLPAGYDHFRGGGRIDRSRR
- a CDS encoding methyl-accepting chemotaxis protein, with amino-acid sequence MRRPLRDDSSPGLSPRRVPVQRLLRSVEQSDMGGHEVSLQLKILTGYVMLGCVLTAALLISETLLGFWWRIGMALSLTLGLSLMLPRYLARVTRVRVLSRSAFEISQGDLSKPLVVEPPRALRRDEIDELALAISKMQENLRELVGKIQDTAKSVADTAKDLQGSAENVNATNEEVGLSMDKIAQGAETQSQLVGRTSKVITEMAGSIQRTAASAEDAARTAAETSSAAENGSKAALLAGEKVKKVFNRIEAASQQVFAFGEKTQEISKIVDAITQVAQQTNLLALNATIEAARAGEYGRGFAVVADEVRKLAESAGRSAEQISRLARDISGQSTAVVSAMKEGIEELAEGREDLTGIVRSMGAITDTVRKVAEKVHLISDSAREQLKGSEEMVKATEEISLVARNNSASTEAIQAVIQEQTDAMVRMTSLASELTNLSIELQSVVRSFRLNA
- a CDS encoding chemotaxis protein CheW; protein product: MRHVIIRVEKERYGLPLAAVKEVVVPPERFTRVPRAPAAVTGVMNLRGRVVTVVELRQLLGLPDGPTPPGRVVLLDRGRRDLGLLVTDVDGIEAVERVSTAPGKAVPAVRGVARLRGLAVTVLDPEGLDSAVVGLFTAAQQK
- a CDS encoding response regulator, whose amino-acid sequence is MAKRVLVVDDAIFMRNMIKDIFASGGFEVVGEAANGLEAVEKYKELKPDLTTMDIVMPFKSGIEATREIIKYDANAVVIMCSALGQESLVMEAIEAGASDFIVKPFRAEDVLAVVKKVLGEG
- a CDS encoding chemotaxis protein CheA is translated as MTMDMSRYLGLFLTEASEHLEGLGRDLVQLEREGAPAVVDSMFRHAHSVKGMASSMGFEAIAVLAHRVEDLVDAIRQDPSRLERTLVDLLLSATDIMLAQVRSVADNKPPDDASALLGQLAERVSTLTGRAPGATRVLGRTSVTSAAPAPVATPVAAAPAPAAAPAAPVATPVAAAVPAPVAARAPSAPGVTAEAAPVATPAPEAPVAATAQLAASVSMAVVTPFTMEGEAKPEAPPKTMKRWAVRLRIAPTCQTPGVRAFLVHKRLTGLGTLHDLFPALEDLKAGRIPDGNIQLELETAEGEEGIRKALRNVAEVELVSLAPAVAAPPPVPVSQAAQSLAESARAVGGDSATRTVRVRTELLDYFLDTVGELLLATARLRELGKVLPENSRPPIEEGVYRLQTLVKDLHDKVMSARMTPLSLITDRLPRAARDIARRKEREVDLVITGAEIELDRAILDELADPLLHLLRNCIDHGLESSEERVAAGKGARGRVLVSVRRARDRVVVEMEDDGRGMNAAKLKAAAVARGAISAEAAARMTDREAFLLACLPGVSTAKDVSEISGRGVGMDAVKRVVENVGGTLEIESELGRGTRFTLRLPLTVAVVHLLLVAVGDEVFGLPIAKVVGATEADGEKLERSRETPMLPHGHGLLPVYGLDALVGVDAPPRKGVRPFVVMEGDAGRVALAVDRLVGQEEAVLKPLSRPLDLLPGLSGVTILGSGRPVFILDVPRLLSA
- a CDS encoding chemotaxis protein CheC, which codes for MSPQPSDIQLDALREVANIGCGHAVNALARLVGGRTVNLSVPRAMLAETSEVAELLGGGKASVVAAKLGMEGQLRGVLLLVLPAEDSESLESLLLRRRDAPLEERESALSETANIVASACLSAIGTLTGWRLLPTVPTLVRGTADAVVAGAMPEPEGNSRVVVMETRFSAVGAPAVSGQVLLLLERESSGALLARLGV
- a CDS encoding alpha-amylase family glycosyl hydrolase, coding for MAFTGCVHSQPPAGSATSEVGTPASAPAPAPVVTEAPAPATAAPARRWSDEVLYFVVLDRFANGDPANDLKVDKKAPGAFHGGDFKGLREQLDELSSLGVTAIWITPVVKNIDGFVTGAGFPDWGYHGYWADDFHQLDPRFGGEQELKALVEACHQRGIRVLLDVVYNHPGYNSRYVTAPETRDWLRSEEKGTCGQDDLTTCVSGLPDFKTERPEVAKYLLDAQLSWGKRSGVDGFRLDTVKHVDHPFWQEHRRRTRAELGQDFFLIGEVWGGDRESLDPWFVNDEMDAGFDFGFQGSALAWVQGRGRTVAFDAYLRSRGKVRKGYLLSHFLSSHDVPGALFQLGGDKARFRLAAALQLTTSGMPVIYYGEEVGRAGGDWPANRSDMPWGERAVQPGAGLPRDESLRQFYQKLIAIRRAHPALARGTHKGLSTEGDVYTFLRHEPESGDAVVVAVNRGDKKAAVSFPWPEAWSGADAEDLLDGGPLKAGPTVEVTVEPLSVRILGRTR